From Tripterygium wilfordii isolate XIE 37 chromosome 16, ASM1340144v1, whole genome shotgun sequence, one genomic window encodes:
- the LOC119980690 gene encoding early nodulin-like protein 1 yields the protein MASLFKLGFLMLVLHFCAATATEFLVGGVNGTWGIPKSRNEQEYNQWASKNRFKVDDTVHFKYKKDSVLVVTEEEYEKCRSSHPLFFSNNDDTVFTLDRPGLFYFISGVDGHCERGQKMIIKVLQIESPPPQPGNDTGSLTTTSSVAALAAISVPTVTAIAILTAALFVLIFA from the exons ATGGCTTCTCTGttcaaattagggtttttgatgCTGGTCCTCCATTTTTGTGCTGCAACTGCCACTGaattcttagttggtggagttAATGGCACCTGGGGTATTCCCAAATCAAGGAATGAACAAGAGTACAATCAATGGGCATCCAAAAACAGATTCAAAGTCGACGACACTGTCC atttcaaatacAAGAAGGATTCAGTACTGGTTGTGACTGAGGAGGAGTATGAAAAGTGTCGATCGTCTCATCCATTGTTCTTCTCCAACAATGATGATACAGTCTTCACATTGGACAGGCCAGGATTGTTCTATTTCATTAGCGGGGTTGATGGGCATTGTGAGAGAGGGCAGAAGATGATCATCAAGGTTTTGCAGATAGAGAGCCCTCCGCCTCAACCGGGGAACGATACTGGCTCTCTCACAACGACTAGCAGTGTTGCTGCATTGGCTGCTATTTCTGTTCCAACTGTGACTGCCATTGCCATTCTTACTGCAGCTCTGTTTGTTCTGATTTTTGCATGA